The Henckelia pumila isolate YLH828 chromosome 2, ASM3356847v2, whole genome shotgun sequence genome includes a window with the following:
- the LOC140885292 gene encoding uncharacterized protein, producing the protein MRENAYKKRRIHAQGRINIPTLEDKFFQENGVKPTRIEILELSCRSKKKGGAPIDDEAIRHEALLNEAIKRHLQDMPEGTDPRQVHEKAFREVFGPEHSGRVRCLGAGALPSQVFPEQYKRNHCQGDDTASDVTEKLKEMEEKIKEMEDREATREAQRKAEIEAKDAEREAQLHAEMEAHQAQRHAEMEQSMRRMQEQQFQNFTRIMQSMMVGGAGGSRGPETLPGQMESVMAEIMQQYMDIPSNARESIDRPPP; encoded by the exons ATGAg AGAAAATGCTTATAAAAAACGAAGAATTCATGCACAAGGACGCATAAATATTCCAACGTTGGAAGATAAATTT TTTCAGGAGAATGGTGTAAAACCCACTCGTATTGAAATATTAGAATTAAGTTGTCGCAGTAAAAAGAAAGGAGGTGCTCCTATTGATGATGAAGCTATACGACATGAG GCTTTGTTGAATGAGGCTATAAAGCGCCATCTCCAAGACATGCCGGAGGGAACAGATCCAAGACAAGTGCATGAGAAAGCATTTCG CGAGGTGTTTGGGCCAGAACATTCTGGCCGAGTTCGATGTTTAGGAGCTGGTGCACTGCCTAGCCAAGTTTTTCCTGAGCAATATAAGCGTAACCATTGTCAAGGAGATGATACTGCTTCAGATGTCACGGAAAAGTTAAAGGAAATGGAAGAAAAAATAAAGGAAATGGAAGATAGGGAGGCAACACGAGAAGCACAACGGAAGGCAGAAATAGAGGCAAAAGATGCGGAACGAGAAGCACAATTACATGCAGAAATGGAAGCACATCAAGCGCAAAGGCATGCCGAGATGGAGCAATCCATGAGGCGGATGCAAGAACAACAATTCCAAAATTTTACTCGTATTATGCAAAGCATGATGGTTGGAGGTGCTGGAGGATCCCGAGGCCCTGAAACATTACCAGGACAG ATGGAAAGTGTGATGGCAGAAATAATGCAACAATACATGGATATTCCATCAAATGCTCGAGAAAGTATCGATAGACCTCCTCCATGA
- the LOC140878386 gene encoding uncharacterized protein — translation MEKTWMDYPHGSLEYRVGVLHFLRYAFDDTNDEVTKPCPSRKCIKSLNHDRQTVHEHLLINGILRDYRIWSFHGEKLVMQSHDSISNNLSAASSEVSSMANREPVIQDMLREALGMPEESFMNNENYTGAPTSHIGYDSNVEDFYRLVDDAKQPLYAGCTEFSKLKFLVKLFKLKVSGKWSDKSFTTLLEFLRRALPSEAQVPNSFYEAKKLISKLGLHYEKIHACPNDCKIYWGENKNEQACKVCNLSRWKDLRKQTKKSSKGEKKCLLVKTPAKIFWYFPLKPRLQRLFMSSKIAENMQWHSKKWVSDGIMRHPADSQAWKAFDERHHDFASDPRNVRLGLAADGFNPFKNQSVSHSTWPIVLMPYNLPSWESMKPHSIILSTLIPGPKAPGNDIDVYLQPLLAELKDLWENGIPTYDACSKEIFQMHVALLWTVSDFPGLGCLSGWNTYAKNSCPTCADKTDALYLKHGKKWSFRGHRRFLSPDANIRKMASYGKPELRELDLSPLSGFDVLKMTQNKNVLFGKSNASKPTAWIKTGSIEQMWQKRSIFFTLPYWEFNLIRHNLDPMHIEKNVCDNILGTLLNDPNKSKDNVVARRDLKILGIMKQLWLQKQPDGIDYLPTACYSLSKPEKKIFCSVLKDIRVPDSVSSNISKCVDVGRCRIMGLKSHDCHVIMEHFLPISLHRVLSKKVVAPLIILCEYFKAVCGKSLREDELQKAEEGVILALCQLERIFPPSFFTVMVHLVVHLAYEARVAGPVHYQWMYPIERYLGRLKNFVRNRARPEANNAEAYFADECIVFCSRYLEGDNSFYNNETRHKETSNAEFPSLPMFSQVGRPTKGRQVVTLDVKTLNQAYRYIISNCTMLNPYRDEFKNELKRRHRYGRRPTNSELDDLVRMQFADWFSKRVDRTNEQIDDLDLRALSCGPNSVAFRYHGFNINGFAFRTVESEQNKKVQNSGVMVQSAHDNDDRESAYYGRLTDVISLDYGGRGRIVLFRCDWVNITNGVKIDTLGYQMVNFLRLIHTGEREEHEPFILASQAQMVYYVCDPKDEDWYCVIRHTPRDIYNMGDEDDFDTTHFTHNNFSGAQSLLGDVNEADIELIRTDVDGSIVEDMPMLNSETDDENSG, via the exons ATGGAGAAGACGTGGATGGATTATCCCCACGGCAGTCTTGAGTATCGGGTGGGAGTCCTACACTTTTTACGTTACGCATTTGATGACACAAATGACGAAGTCACAAAGCCGTGTCCTTCTCGCAAATGCATAAAGTCATTAAATCATGATCGTCAGACAGTACACGAACATCTGTTGATAAATGGTATTTTACGAGATTATCGTATTTGGAGTTTTCATGGAGAAAAACTTGTTATGCAATCTCATGACAGCATAAGCAACAATCTTTCGGCTGCATCTAGTGAGGTTTCTAGTATGGCTAATCGTGAACCTGTTATACAAGATATGCTACGTGAAGCACTTGGGATGCCTGAAGAATCATTTATGAATAATGAGAACTACACTGGTGCACCAACAAGTCATATAGGGTATGATTCTAATGTAGAAGATTTTTATCGGTTGGTAGATGATGCCAAACAACCATTATATGCTGGATGCACCGAGTTTTCGAAATTGAAATTCCTTGTTAAGTTATTTAAGTTGAAAGTCAGTGGAAAATGGAGCGATAAATCATTCACAACACTATTGGAGTTTCTTCGTCGAGCACTTCCATCTGAAGCACAGGTACCTAATTCTTTTTATGAGgctaaaaaattaatttctaaacTAGGACTTCATTATGAAAAAATACATGCTTGTCCAAATGACTGCAAGATTTATTGGGGAGAAAATAAGAATGAGCAAGCTTGCAAAGTGTGCAACCTCTCCAGATGGAAGGACTTGCGGAAACAAACCAAGAAGTCAAGTAAAGGTGAAAAAAAATGTCTTTTAGTGAAGACTCCAGCCAAgatattttggtattttccTTTAAAACCAAGATTACAACGATTATTCATGTCATCTAAGATAGCTgaaaacatgcaatggcattcTAAGAAATGGGTTTCGGATGGAATTATGAGGCATCCGGCTGATTCACAAGCATGGAAGGCATTTGATGAACGACATCATGACTTTGCATCTGATCCTCGAAATGTACGATTGGGACTCGCTGCtgatggttttaatccttttaAAAATCAAAGTGTGTCACACAGTACTTGGCCCATTGTCTTGATGCCTTATAATTTGCCGTCTTGGGAATCCATGAAACCTCATTCAATTATTTTATCAACATTAATTCCTGGCCCAAAAGCACCTGGAAATGATATTGATGTGTACTTGCAACCTTTATTGGCTGAGCTGAAAGATTTGTGGGAAAATGGGATACCGACATATGATGCTTGCAGCAAAGAAATTTTTCAGATGCACGTTGCACTGCTTTGGACAGTTAGTGACTTTCCTGGTTTGGGATGTTTGTCTGGATGGAACACATATGCTAAGAATTCATGTCCAACATGTGCTGATAAGACAGATGCATTGTACTTGAAGCATGGAAAGAAGTGGTCATTTAGAGGGCATCGCCGCTTCTTATCTCCAGATGCAAACATTCGAAAAATGGCTAGTTATGGCAAGCCTGAGCTACGTGAGTTAGATCTATCTCCGTTGTCTGGATTTGATGTTCTTAAAATGACTCAAAACAAAAACGTCCTGTTTGGTAAGAGTAATGCATCGAAGCCAACTGCATGGATAAAAACTGGGTCAATTGAACAAATGTGGCAAAAAAGAAGTATATTTTTCACTCTTCCTTATTGGGAGTTCAATTTGATCAGACATAATTTGGATCCCATGCATATTGAAAAAAATGTTTGTGACAATATCCTTGGTACACTTTTAAATGATCCGAACAAGAGCAAAGATAATGTTGTCGCGCGCAgagatttgaaaattttaggaATTATGAAACAATTATGGTTGCAGAAACAACCAGATGGTATAGATTATTTGCCAACTGCTTGTTATTCTTTGAGTAAGCctgaaaagaaaatattttgttcAGTTCTTAAAGATATTCGTGTCCCTGATAGTGTGTCATCCAACATTTCAAAATGTGTTGATGTTGGACGTTGTAGAATTATGGGATTAAAAAGTCATGATTGTCATGTCATTATGGAACATTTCCTTCCAATTTCTCTTCATCGAGTGTTGTCAAAAAAAGTAGTTGCACCATTAATCATTTTGTGTGAATATTTTAAGGCAGTGTGTGGAAAGTCCTTACGAGAAGATGAGTTACAGAAAGCTGAAGAAGGGGTTATACTGGCTTTGTGTCAATTGGAAAGAATTTTTCCACCATCTTTTTTCACAGTAATGGTGCATTTAGTGGTACATTTAGCATACGAAGCAAGAGTAGCTGGACCGGTACATTATCAATGGATGTATCCGATAGAAAGATATCTTGGTAGACTTAAAAATTTTGTCAGAAACAGAGCACGACCAGAGGCAAACAATGCAGAGGCATATTTTGCAGATGAATGTATTGTATTTTGTTCTCGTTATTTAGAGGGTGACAACTCGTTCTATAATAATGAAACACGACACAAAGAGACATCGAATGCTGAGTTTCCTTCACTGCCAATGTTTTCACAAGTAGGACGACCTACGAAAGGGCGCCAAGTAGTCACTTTGGATGTCAAAACTCTAAATCAAGCTTATAGATATATCATTTCTAACTGTACAATGTTGAACCCATATCGTGA CGAATTTAAGAATGAGTTGAAGAGGAGACATAGATATGGTCGTCGTCCAACTAATTCTGAGTTGGATGATTTGGTACGGATGCAATTTGCGGACTGGTTTTCAAAAAGA GTTGATCGAACAAATGAACAAATTGATGACTTAGATCTAAGAGCACTTTCATGTGGTCCAAATTCTGTGGCATTTCGTTATCATGGGTTCAATATAAATGGTTTCGCATTTCGCACAGTGGAATCTGAACAAAACAAGAAAGTGCAGAATAGCGGGGTGATGGTGCAATCTGCTCATGATAATGATGATCGCGAGTCTGCCTATTATGGCCGATTAACTGACGTTATCTCACTTGATTATGGTGGTCGTGGACGAATTGttctttttcgatgtgattGGGTTAATATAACTAATGGAGTGAAAATTGATACGTTAGGATACCAAATGGTGAACTTTTTACGCCTGATACATACAGGAGAACGTGAAGAACACGAACCTTTTATTTTGGCTTCACAAGCTCAAATGGTCTATTATGTATGTGATCCAAAAGATGAGGACTGGTATTGTGTCATTCGTCACACACCAAGAGATATATACAATATGGGAGATGAAGATGATTTTGATACAACACATTTCACTCATAATAATTTTTCTGGTGCGCAGTCGCTGTTAGGTGATGTAAACGAGGCAGATATTGAGTTAATAAGAACTGATGTAGATGGATCAATAGTTGAAGACATGCCAATGCTGAATAGTGAAACAGATGATGAGAATTCAGGTTGA